In the Oryza glaberrima chromosome 6, OglaRS2, whole genome shotgun sequence genome, one interval contains:
- the LOC127776094 gene encoding putative disease resistance protein RGA1 codes for MESVAVEAARWMVGKALSPLSGGLVEAWLACSELGTNVGAVKLELLYAQVMLDNARGRETRSPALKQLLLQLRGLAYDAEDVLDELDYFRIQDELDGTDEAADEHTRGCLHGLLLNTRHTARNIKKRYLSACCSGGGDEKAVAGSDLSLAGEHDADDDCTDEDDNDTGSTDIDHSSTATHMPRKEKQWGSQREDTMKTPKLKFDRVGLSTRTKHIAEQLKLVCAKVSTILNLELPESNRTIRSSIAMHRPVTTSATIEPEFYGRKGEKDRIIKDITHGDCCVKDLTVIPITGPGGIGKTALTQQIYKAVKNLFDVNVWVCISLNFNAYRLKQEIADSIPKVENEQLGDLDDLIERRLKSKKILLVLDDMWNCSNEDDWKRLLAPLRNAQTKGNVILVTTRFPAVAEIVQKTYRPIQLEGLEFEELWELFQAYVFGDEKSINHHAILQQTGEMIAKKLKGSPLAAKTVGRLLRNHLDFNHWTSVLESKEWELQTGDNDIMPALKLSYDYLPFHLQQCFIYCALFPEDYKFDSDELIHLWIGLDILQSHQDQNKRTEDIALSCLNHLVDFGFFKKNVNEDGSPYYSMHDLLHELALKVSSCECLAVSSSNVRFVQIPPSIRHLSIVIDDMDVNDRVTFESIKTDFSTLRDWMLKSYTLLCYLDDTMKALSVLLVIC; via the coding sequence ATGGAGTCGGTGGCCGTTGAAGCGGCGCGGTGGATGGTCGGCAAGGCGCTGAGCCCGCTGTCGGGAGGGCTCGTCGAGGCGTGGCTGGCCTGCTCGGAGCTCGGCACCAATGTCGGCGCCGTCAAGCTGGAGCTGCTCTACGCGCAGGTGATGCTCGACAACGCCCGCGGCAGGGAGACCCGCAGCCCCGCGCTGAAGCAGCTGCTCCTGCAGCTGCGTGGCCTCGCCTACGACGCCGAGGACGTGCTGGACGAGCTGGACTACTTCCGCATCCAGGACGAGCTCGACGGCACCGACGAGGCCGCCGACGAGCACACCAGAGGCTGCCTCCATGGCCTCCTCCTCAACACCCGCCACACCGCCAGAAACATTAAGAAGAGGTACCTTTCTGCTTGTTGCTCGGGCGGAGGTGACGAGAAAGCTGTTGCCGGCAGTGACCTCTCTTTAGCTGGTGAACATGATGCCGATGACGACTGTACCGATGAAGACGACAACGACACCGGCTCTACTGATATCGACCACAGCTCTACTGCAACGCACATgcctagaaaagaaaaacagtggGGATCACAGAGGGAGGACACTATGAAAACACCAAAGCTGAAGTTCGATAGGGTGGGTCTGTCCACAAGAACGAAGCACATCGCTGAGCAGCTGAAGCTAGTCTGTGCCAAAGTCTCTACCATTCTTAATCTAGAGTTGCCGGAATCAAATCGCACCATTCGAAGCAGCATTGCTATGCATCGTCCTGTGACCACTTCAGCGACTATAGAGCCTGAATTTTATGGGAGGAAGGGTGAGAAGGATAGAATTATTAAAGACATAACTCATGGTGATTGCTGTGTCAAGGACCTGACCGTCATTCCAATTACTGGTCCAGGAGGAATAGGGAAGACAGCTCTCACTCAGCAAATTTACAAAGCAGTAAAGAACCTTTTTGATGTTAATGTTTGGGTATGTATCTCTCTCAATTTCAATGCGTACAGATTGAAACAAGAGATTGCTGATTCAATACCTAAAGTTGAGAATGAGCAACTGGGTGACCTAGATGACTTGATTGAGCGAAGATTGAAGTCAAAGAAGATTTTGCTTGTCTTGGATGATATGTGGAATTGCAGTAATGAGGATGATTGGAAAAGGCTATTAGCACCCCTCAGAAACGCACAAACAAAGGGAAATGTGATTCTAGTCACCACTCGTTTTCCAGCAGTTGCAGAAATAGTACAAAAGACTTATCGTCCAATACAATTGGAAGGGCTGGAATTTGAAGAGTTATGGGAATTGTTCCAAGCATATGTGTTTGGTGATGAGAAATCAATAAACCATCATGCTATCTTACAACAGACTGGAGAAATGATAGCCAAAAAACTAAAGGGCTCCCCTTTGGCAGCAAAAACTGTAGGTCGATTGTTGAGAAATCACCTTGATTTCAATCATTGGACAAGTGTCCTAGAAAGTAAAGAATGGGAATTACAAACTGGTGACAATGATATTATGCCAGCATTAAAGCTTAGCTATGACTATCTCCCTTTCCATCTGCAACAATGTTTTATATATTGTGCTTTGTTCCCTGAAGATTACAAGTTTGACAGTGATGAGTTGATTCACCTATGGATAGGACTAGACATTTTACAATCACATCAGGACCAAAACAAACGAACTGAAGATATAGCATTGAGTTGTTTGAATCATTTGgttgattttggatttttcaaaaaaaatgtgaatgAAGATGGGTCTCCTTATTACAGTATGCATGATCTACTACATGAGTTAGCATTGAAGGTTTCATCCTGTGAATGTCTTGCTGTCAGTAGTTCTAACGTAAGGTTTGTGCAAATTCCACCATCTATACGCCATTTGTCTATTGTGATAGATGACATGGATGTAAATGATAGAGTGACTTTTGAAAGCATCAAGACGGATTTCAGCACACTAAGAGACTGGATGTTGAAAAGCTACACTCTTTTATGCTATTTGGACGATACCATGAAAGCTTTATCAGTCCTCTTGGTGATTTGTTAA